The DNA region TTTTCTTCCAAAAATTAAATTCAACTGCGCTGCAATCTTAGACTTATTAACAAAGTCTTTCTCTTCCATCTTCCACCATTTTTCATTACTTAAATATTTATTTAACAGAATTTGAGAAATTTTTACTAAATGTCCATTATAAATAACCTGTTTCTTATCAAAGTCATGACTTTTAAACTTTTTTTCTAAATCTTCTTCAGCATAATGCCTTAAATGACCAACCTTTTTGTCATTATAATAGTACATTGGCCAAAGAAATAGCCAAACTCTTTTGTATGTATTTGGTACAACAATATAAATAACATCATTACTAACTCGACACAGTTCTGAGATTGCCTTCTGATCATCAAACAGATGTTCCAGAACTGAAATTGAAGCTGTAAAATCAATTGCTTTACTTTTCAAAGGTAACTTCTCTACTGTAGCCACAAAAAAGAAACATTTATCACCAACACCTTGCTGCTCAGCATATTTACTGGCCTTGATCATTCCTTGCAACGAAATATCAGTTCCAAGACAGTGTCCATATTTCTTGGCTTGCTCAATTACTGTATAAGCAGTACCACCAACACCAAAATCACAAAAAACTTTATTCTCTTTTTCAATTTGATTTTCAGAAGCCAAATCCAATCGCTTGATCATGCTTTTGCGCCAATTTTCTAATTTATATTCA from Candidatus Falkowbacteria bacterium includes:
- a CDS encoding methyltransferase domain-containing protein — its product is MQNIEKFIHYFQCVDCGGQLSFDSKLICKSCQREYEVVEGVPVFLPSDVKDDQKSQLDAQSKYFDKEYTELPEYKLENWRKSMIKRLDLASENQIEKENKVFCDFGVGGTAYTVIEQAKKYGHCLGTDISLQGMIKASKYAEQQGVGDKCFFFVATVEKLPLKSKAIDFTASISVLEHLFDDQKAISELCRVSNDVIYIVVPNTYKRVWLFLWPMYYYNDKKVGHLRHYAEEDLEKKFKSHDFDKKQVIYNGHLVKISQILLNKYLSNEKWWKMEEKDFVNKSKIAAQLNLIFGRK